In Bacillus weihaiensis, the genomic stretch TTTAATTTGATTAACGTCCTTCTCTATATTTTCACTCACTTTGTACAACAATGATGAAAGTTTCACTTGTTCACCTCCTTTCTACTGACCATCTGTAGCTAAAAGATTGGTAAACTTAACTGCGTCATCGACTTCCATCTTTGTTAATATATCTGCAACTTGCTTGTCATCTAGTGAACTAAGAATAAGGATAGCATCTTCTTCATTAAGATTCGGAATGATTTCTGCTGCTTTTTTACTTGTCATGTTGTCATATAACTTAGTAATATCTTTCTTTTTACTCTCTGTTTCAGCTTGCTTGATTTCTTCAATTTGTTTCTCCAGAGAGCTTACTTCTTGATTTAATTTTTGAATTTCCTTCTCTTTTAACGAGACATCTTTTTCAAGTGCAGTAATAGTAGAATTTTGTTCTTCTAAAGTTTCTTCGTATTCCAATTTCGCTTCTGCCGCTTGTTCTTCTGGTGTCGGTTCAGATGGT encodes the following:
- a CDS encoding MotE family protein, with amino-acid sequence MENEKQEYGKFQWFFFVIFIPTIFTITLVVVILSVAGFDVAGKTKTTLAKVPVVEKLFNEEEADRPSEPTPEEQAAEAKLEYEETLEEQNSTITALEKDVSLKEKEIQKLNQEVSSLEKQIEEIKQAETESKKKDITKLYDNMTSKKAAEIIPNLNEEDAILILSSLDDKQVADILTKMEVDDAVKFTNLLATDGQ